The following are encoded in a window of Alphaproteobacteria bacterium LSUCC0719 genomic DNA:
- a CDS encoding ABC transporter substrate-binding protein, whose product MMKRFVAVSSALAMAVALQTGAALADDGAKRGGTLIWAVQNTPRHLNPAVQSGIATGEPGNQLFAAPLRYDEDWTPQPYLAESWNTSDDGLTVTLNLVKGATFHDGTPIKSSDVAFSIKTVQENHPFKTMFAPVDSVETPDDHTAVIKLSKPHPALLLAMSSQLLPIIPEHVYGDGQDPKTHPANSENVVGSGPFKLVEFKRDQHIILERNDDFFIEGRPYLDKVVMRIIKDGSARTIALENGEAHLSGFEQNPRDINRLKKASGVTATSEGVAYAAIGPIAWLAFNTASDGPTGNKKVRQAIAYAVDRDFVNKAIMLGTSTPALTGIHPGSPFYEPNVETYDLDLDKANALLDEAGYPRGADGNRFTLTVDYGWAGIKAQAEYIKPQLKKVGIDVEIRSSPDFPTWAKRVGGHDFEMTWDVVFNWGDPVIGVHRTYSSSNIKKGVIWSNTQSYSNPRVDELMEMAGSETDPAKRKALYSEFQKIIAEDVPVYHTYALPYHTIYSDKVGNPPVGIWATVSPLDRVYLK is encoded by the coding sequence ATGATGAAAAGATTTGTCGCAGTGTCGTCAGCACTGGCGATGGCGGTGGCCCTGCAGACCGGGGCCGCGCTCGCAGATGATGGCGCAAAGCGTGGCGGTACCTTGATCTGGGCCGTACAGAATACACCTCGGCACCTGAACCCGGCCGTACAGTCGGGAATTGCCACTGGCGAGCCGGGAAACCAGCTCTTCGCAGCACCGCTTCGGTATGACGAGGATTGGACACCGCAGCCATATCTGGCCGAAAGCTGGAATACGTCGGATGACGGGCTGACAGTGACATTGAATCTTGTGAAGGGCGCGACCTTCCATGACGGAACGCCGATCAAATCGTCCGACGTCGCCTTTTCGATCAAGACAGTGCAGGAAAACCATCCGTTCAAGACGATGTTCGCACCTGTCGACTCGGTAGAGACTCCGGATGACCACACGGCGGTGATCAAGCTCAGCAAGCCGCATCCGGCGCTGCTCCTGGCCATGTCTTCGCAGTTGCTGCCGATCATCCCCGAGCATGTCTACGGTGATGGTCAGGATCCAAAGACGCATCCGGCCAATTCGGAAAATGTTGTCGGGTCGGGACCGTTCAAGCTTGTCGAGTTCAAGCGTGACCAGCACATCATCCTGGAACGGAATGACGATTTCTTCATCGAAGGTCGTCCCTATCTCGACAAGGTCGTGATGCGGATCATCAAGGACGGTTCGGCGCGCACCATCGCGCTGGAGAATGGCGAGGCGCATCTCAGCGGCTTTGAACAGAATCCGCGTGACATCAATCGTCTGAAAAAGGCCAGCGGCGTGACGGCAACAAGCGAGGGCGTCGCCTATGCGGCGATCGGACCGATTGCCTGGCTTGCCTTCAACACCGCGTCTGACGGGCCGACCGGCAACAAGAAGGTCAGACAGGCCATTGCCTATGCTGTGGACCGCGACTTTGTGAATAAGGCGATCATGCTCGGCACCTCGACACCGGCGCTGACCGGCATTCACCCCGGATCACCATTCTACGAGCCGAATGTCGAGACCTATGACCTTGATCTCGACAAGGCGAATGCGCTTCTCGACGAGGCCGGCTATCCACGCGGTGCCGATGGTAACCGGTTTACCCTGACAGTCGATTATGGCTGGGCCGGGATCAAGGCGCAGGCCGAATATATCAAGCCGCAGCTGAAGAAGGTCGGCATCGATGTTGAAATCCGCTCCTCACCCGACTTCCCGACCTGGGCCAAGCGGGTTGGCGGTCATGATTTCGAAATGACCTGGGATGTTGTCTTCAACTGGGGTGACCCTGTGATCGGTGTTCACCGGACCTATTCGTCAAGCAACATCAAGAAAGGTGTGATCTGGTCGAATACGCAGAGCTATTCCAACCCTCGTGTTGACGAGCTGATGGAGATGGCTGGCAGCGAGACGGATCCGGCGAAACGCAAGGCGCTCTATTCCGAGTTCCAGAAGATCATTGCCGAGGATGTGCCGGTGTATCACACCTATGCGCTTCCCTATCACACCATCTACTCGGACAAGGTCGGCAACCCGCCGGTCGGCATCTGGGCAACGGTGTCGCCACTTGATCGGGTCTATCTGAAATAG
- a CDS encoding DUF2306 domain-containing protein, translating into MNPAPLIEAAVPIPFHALAAFAATALGAVQLWRPKGGWTHRRLGYLWVVLMASVAISGLFIHEIRMFGRFSPIHLLSLLTLASLWIAISRARRRDIKGHRRVMVLLFWLALVLTGFFTFWPGRVMHELLFGV; encoded by the coding sequence ATGAACCCAGCTCCATTGATCGAGGCCGCGGTGCCGATTCCCTTTCATGCGCTGGCGGCCTTTGCCGCGACGGCACTGGGGGCAGTGCAGCTGTGGCGACCGAAGGGTGGCTGGACCCATCGCCGGCTTGGCTATCTGTGGGTGGTGTTGATGGCCAGCGTGGCGATATCGGGATTGTTCATCCATGAAATCAGAATGTTCGGGCGATTCAGCCCGATCCATCTGCTGTCGCTGTTGACGCTTGCCAGCCTGTGGATCGCCATATCACGGGCGCGGCGTCGCGATATAAAGGGACATCGCCGGGTGATGGTTCTGCTGTTCTGGCTGGCGCTGGTGCTGACAGGATTTTTCACCTTCTGGCCAGGACGGGTGATGCACGAGCTGTTGTTCGGAGTCTAG
- a CDS encoding CoA transferase subunit A, whose translation MAEFMSLKDAVATHLSDGMMAAFEGFTHLMPYAAAHEVIRQQRRDLVVVRMTPDVIYDQLIGMGCVAKMIFSYAGNPGVGLLRRLRDSLENGWPHRIEIVEHSHAALAHAYEAGASKLPFAVLRGYVGTDMPRVNPEIREIICPFTGQTLAAVPAINPDVSFIHALKADRKGNVLIEGIVGVQKEAVLAARAAVVTVEEIVDSLDSHPNALVLPHWTVDAIAHVPGGAHPSYAHGYYARDNAAYIAWDKVAADRDGFLAWMAEHVLAVDETVFAERVTWRHGR comes from the coding sequence ATGGCAGAGTTCATGTCGCTGAAGGACGCCGTCGCCACGCATCTGTCGGACGGCATGATGGCGGCCTTTGAAGGGTTCACTCATCTGATGCCCTATGCCGCCGCGCATGAAGTCATTCGCCAGCAGCGGCGCGATCTGGTTGTTGTGCGAATGACGCCGGACGTGATCTATGACCAGCTGATCGGCATGGGCTGTGTCGCCAAGATGATCTTTTCCTATGCCGGCAACCCCGGGGTCGGTCTGTTGCGGCGGCTTCGCGACTCGCTTGAAAATGGCTGGCCGCACCGGATCGAAATCGTCGAACATTCACATGCGGCACTGGCGCATGCCTATGAGGCCGGTGCCTCGAAACTGCCGTTTGCCGTGTTGCGGGGTTATGTCGGCACCGACATGCCGCGGGTCAATCCCGAAATCAGGGAGATCATTTGTCCGTTTACCGGCCAGACGCTTGCCGCGGTGCCGGCAATCAACCCGGATGTGAGCTTCATTCATGCCCTGAAGGCAGACCGCAAGGGCAATGTCCTGATCGAAGGTATTGTCGGCGTCCAGAAAGAGGCCGTCCTTGCCGCCAGGGCCGCCGTTGTGACGGTTGAAGAGATTGTCGACAGCCTGGACTCGCACCCCAACGCGCTGGTTTTGCCGCACTGGACAGTGGATGCCATTGCCCATGTTCCGGGCGGTGCGCACCCCTCATATGCGCATGGCTATTATGCGCGTGACAATGCCGCCTATATCGCCTGGGACAAGGTCGCCGCCGATCGTGACGGCTTTCTTGCCTGGATGGCTGAACATGTTCTGGCTGTTGACGAAACTGTCTTTGCCGAACGGGTGACGTGGAGACATGGTCGATGA
- a CDS encoding acetylornithine deacetylase/succinyl-diaminopimelate desuccinylase family protein, producing the protein MAGDIQDRLRAEIDQRRDSLIETARDLIRIPTINPPGDNYREICDHLAARLATSGFRAEFVRAEGSLGDSDKYPRWNVICRHDGAGGGDCVHFNAHTDVVTVGQGWTRDPFAATVEGDRIYGRGACDMKGGLASAIIAAEAFIATCPDYRGAIEISGTADEETGGFGGVAHLAEKGWFDPSRVQHVIIPEPLNKDRICLGHRGVWWAEIETEGRIAHGSMPFLGDCAVRHMGAVIAEMEASLFPALAARHTDLPIVPEGARQSTLNVNSIHGGLAEPKEGYTGLPSACVPDRCVITIDRRFLVEEDIAEVKAEIDSMMQRVAASRPGFRYEIRDLFEVQPVMTAETAPVVTTIRDAIRDVMKVDPEMVLSPGTYDQKHIDRIGKLQNCIAYGPGLLELAHQPDEWIGIGDMMDSARVMAVSLARLCGMLPRH; encoded by the coding sequence ATGGCCGGCGATATTCAGGACCGTTTGCGTGCCGAGATTGACCAGCGCCGGGACTCGCTGATCGAAACGGCGCGCGACCTGATCCGGATCCCCACCATCAATCCGCCCGGCGATAACTACCGGGAAATCTGCGATCATCTGGCGGCCCGGCTTGCCACAAGCGGGTTCCGGGCAGAATTTGTCCGTGCCGAAGGATCGCTTGGTGATTCGGACAAATATCCGCGCTGGAACGTCATCTGCCGGCATGATGGTGCCGGTGGTGGTGACTGCGTTCATTTCAATGCCCACACCGATGTCGTCACTGTTGGCCAGGGATGGACCCGCGATCCCTTTGCCGCCACCGTCGAAGGCGACCGGATCTATGGGCGTGGCGCCTGTGACATGAAGGGGGGGCTTGCCAGCGCCATCATCGCCGCCGAAGCCTTTATCGCCACCTGCCCCGACTATCGGGGCGCGATCGAGATTTCCGGCACCGCTGACGAAGAAACAGGGGGCTTTGGCGGCGTCGCCCATCTTGCCGAAAAGGGCTGGTTCGACCCGTCACGGGTGCAGCATGTGATCATTCCCGAACCGTTGAACAAGGACCGGATTTGTCTTGGTCATCGGGGTGTCTGGTGGGCCGAGATCGAAACCGAGGGTCGCATCGCCCATGGCTCGATGCCGTTCCTCGGTGATTGCGCGGTGCGTCACATGGGGGCGGTGATCGCCGAAATGGAGGCAAGCCTGTTTCCCGCACTGGCTGCGCGGCATACGGATCTGCCCATAGTGCCCGAGGGCGCCAGACAATCAACGCTGAACGTCAACAGCATTCATGGCGGTCTTGCCGAACCCAAAGAAGGCTATACCGGTCTGCCGTCGGCCTGTGTTCCGGATCGCTGTGTGATCACCATCGACCGGCGGTTCCTGGTCGAGGAGGATATCGCCGAGGTCAAGGCCGAGATCGATTCGATGATGCAGCGTGTGGCCGCCTCCCGACCCGGTTTTCGCTATGAGATCCGCGATCTCTTCGAGGTGCAGCCTGTCATGACCGCCGAGACAGCGCCTGTCGTGACAACAATCCGCGACGCGATCCGCGACGTCATGAAGGTGGACCCGGAAATGGTGCTTTCGCCGGGAACCTATGACCAGAAACATATCGACCGTATCGGCAAATTGCAGAACTGCATTGCCTATGGGCCGGGTCTTCTGGAACTGGCGCACCAGCCGGACGAATGGATTGGCATCGGCGATATGATGGATTCGGCGCGTGTCATGGCGGTCAGTCTGGCGCGGTTGTGTGGCATGCTGCCGCGTCACTAG
- a CDS encoding glucose 1-dehydrogenase encodes MTGVLKGKTAIVTGGGSGFGAGIVARFAAEGAQVMVADINGTAAAEVAAGINGIACEVDVADAGSVAAMAATAQSAFTTVDILVNNAGITHVAGPLESVDEEMFDRVMAVNNKAVYLAARQFVPMMKAAGSGAILNVASTAGVSPRPNLSWYNASKGWMITATKAMAIELAPFGIRVNAVNPVAGETPLLASFMGEDTPEMRARFLSTIPLGRFSQPADIAAAALFLCSDDASMITGVAMEVDGGRCI; translated from the coding sequence ATGACAGGGGTCTTGAAGGGAAAAACGGCAATCGTGACAGGTGGCGGGTCGGGGTTTGGTGCTGGCATCGTCGCCCGCTTCGCCGCCGAGGGCGCGCAGGTCATGGTGGCCGATATCAATGGCACTGCAGCCGCCGAGGTGGCGGCCGGCATCAATGGCATCGCATGCGAGGTTGATGTTGCAGATGCCGGGTCTGTTGCCGCCATGGCAGCGACGGCACAGTCGGCCTTCACCACCGTCGACATTCTGGTCAACAATGCCGGCATAACCCATGTGGCTGGTCCGCTCGAGAGCGTGGACGAGGAGATGTTCGACCGCGTCATGGCGGTCAACAACAAGGCTGTTTATCTGGCCGCCCGACAGTTCGTGCCGATGATGAAAGCCGCCGGCAGCGGGGCGATCCTGAATGTGGCCTCGACAGCCGGTGTCTCGCCACGGCCAAATCTCAGCTGGTACAACGCTTCAAAGGGCTGGATGATTACCGCTACCAAGGCCATGGCCATTGAACTTGCGCCCTTTGGCATAAGGGTAAATGCGGTTAATCCTGTGGCTGGCGAAACGCCTTTGCTCGCCAGTTTCATGGGCGAGGATACGCCCGAGATGCGGGCGCGGTTCCTGTCGACAATTCCGCTTGGCCGATTTTCTCAACCTGCAGATATCGCGGCGGCGGCGTTGTTCCTGTGTTCGGATGACGCCTCGATGATTACCGGCGTTGCGATGGAGGTTGATGGAGGCCGCTGTATATAG
- a CDS encoding CoA-transferase subunit beta, translating to MNAAFTPDEMMTIAAARMLTSRDVCFVGIGPPSAACNVARLTHAPGITLIYESGTIGTEPSVLPLSIGDGELCDTALTTVPVPEMFRYWLQGGHITIGFLGAAQIDRFGNINTTVIGDYETPTTRLPGGGGAPEIASLSQKVFVTMKQSRRGMVETIDFFTSFGHGEGGDHRRRMGLDTAGPVALITDLAVWEADPDTGELTVTQLHPGVTAEMVQDTCGWPARFAPDVVQTAPPDDTELSVLRELKANTARANAAG from the coding sequence ATGAATGCCGCGTTCACACCTGATGAAATGATGACTATCGCGGCAGCCCGGATGTTGACGTCCCGGGATGTCTGCTTTGTCGGTATCGGCCCCCCATCTGCGGCCTGCAATGTGGCGCGCCTGACGCACGCCCCCGGCATTACCCTGATCTATGAATCGGGGACCATCGGGACCGAACCATCGGTGCTGCCGCTGTCCATTGGCGATGGCGAGCTGTGCGATACCGCTCTGACAACCGTGCCGGTGCCGGAGATGTTTCGATACTGGCTTCAGGGCGGGCATATCACCATCGGGTTTCTCGGTGCCGCACAGATTGACAGGTTCGGCAATATCAACACCACGGTGATTGGCGACTATGAAACGCCAACGACACGCCTTCCCGGCGGTGGCGGCGCGCCGGAGATTGCCAGCCTGTCGCAGAAGGTGTTTGTCACGATGAAACAGTCGCGTCGCGGCATGGTGGAAACAATCGACTTCTTCACCAGCTTTGGCCACGGCGAAGGTGGTGACCACCGCCGCAGGATGGGGCTGGACACGGCGGGACCGGTGGCGCTGATCACCGATCTTGCGGTGTGGGAGGCGGATCCGGACACGGGCGAGCTGACGGTCACACAGCTTCATCCCGGCGTAACGGCTGAAATGGTTCAGGACACATGCGGATGGCCGGCACGCTTTGCCCCGGATGTCGTGCAGACCGCGCCACCGGATGACACCGAACTGTCGGTGCTTCGCGAATTGAAGGCAAATACCGCCCGCGCGAATGCTGCAGGCTGA
- a CDS encoding SDR family NAD(P)-dependent oxidoreductase, translating into MDLSGKRVLVTGGSGGLGRVLAADFAKAGADVHITGRRRAALDAAVAALSGVTAHQLDVTDETATDTLFATLGSCDIVIANAGIADSAPLHHTSLDQWQQIMAVNLTGCFLTFRAGLRALRDEGTSWGRLIAISSIMGLAGYSYAAAYSASKHGVNGLVKSLAAELTTSGITANALCPGYLDTEMTDRSIATIVERTGRTPEAARAALISTTPLGRLITPAEVSQAALWLCGPGSDAVNGQEIAINGGKV; encoded by the coding sequence ATGGACCTTTCCGGAAAACGGGTGCTTGTCACCGGCGGCAGTGGCGGCCTTGGCCGCGTGCTGGCCGCTGATTTTGCCAAAGCCGGTGCCGATGTGCATATCACAGGGCGGCGCAGAGCGGCGCTGGATGCCGCGGTGGCGGCACTATCGGGGGTCACGGCACATCAGCTTGACGTCACGGATGAGACCGCGACCGACACCCTGTTCGCCACGCTTGGCAGCTGCGATATCGTCATCGCGAATGCCGGGATCGCCGACAGCGCACCACTTCACCATACCTCGCTTGATCAATGGCAGCAGATCATGGCAGTCAATCTGACCGGATGCTTTCTGACATTCCGGGCCGGGCTGAGGGCGCTTCGTGATGAAGGCACATCCTGGGGCCGGCTGATCGCCATCTCGTCGATCATGGGGCTGGCAGGATACAGCTATGCCGCCGCCTACAGCGCCTCCAAACATGGGGTAAACGGGTTGGTGAAGTCACTTGCCGCCGAGCTGACAACCAGCGGCATTACCGCGAATGCGCTGTGTCCGGGCTATCTCGACACCGAAATGACCGATCGCAGCATCGCCACCATTGTCGAACGAACCGGCAGGACCCCCGAAGCAGCGCGCGCAGCTCTCATCAGCACCACCCCGCTCGGCAGGCTGATCACCCCGGCCGAGGTCAGTCAGGCGGCACTCTGGCTGTGCGGACCAGGGTCGGATGCCGTCAACGGGCAGGAGATCGCCATCAATGGCGGCAAGGTCTGA
- a CDS encoding FAD-dependent oxidoreductase: MSTNPDIVSHRRIGRAALVEIDRPPVNAINHDIRAGLLAALAAIAKDDDVDRIILAGAGDIFAAGADAGEFGLPMGQPDLPTVVAALETTTVPVIAAIKGACLGGGLELALACRWRIAAPTAQLGLPEVILGVVPGSGGTQRLPRLVGMKAALSMIPAGRSVRAAEALEIGLIDQQDDDPVAAALTLSPAAIQDRLPVSCRPAPDADPEAAAAALAQARRRMPRQRAPEEAVRLLGLSQTMPFDEALAEERATFLALRDGDECRALRHIFFAERGARAPAHLKAAATAPLDTAIVIGGGTMGAGIAHALARSGSAVTLVERDDEAVRAAHRRMSGLYDAAVGRGLMQADSAARELDAIRFQAGYHGLEDAGLVIEAVFEDMQVKRDVLTALDRAAPDAVLASNTSYLDIDVMAGCLADPSRLVGLHFFSPAHIMKLLEIVRGAKTSDRALATGYALARRLRKIPVQVGVCDGFVGNRMLQRVREAAELLLLDGAGIAQIDRVMRDFGYAMGPYETQDMSGLDIAWANRRRQAATRDPARRYSRVSDLVCEAGWLGRKAGRGWYLYEDGRAIGPNPDLVPLIEAEATRHGITRHELADDLIEETLLLALINEAAALLEDGIAADASDIDLVLVHGYGFPRFRGGPLFHADKMGLDLIRDRLAALQERDPVIWALSPRIVRLADAGRGFLD, from the coding sequence ATGTCGACAAATCCGGACATTGTAAGCCATCGCAGGATCGGACGGGCGGCGCTTGTCGAAATCGACCGCCCCCCGGTCAATGCCATCAACCATGACATCCGGGCTGGTCTGCTTGCGGCGCTGGCGGCCATCGCAAAGGATGATGATGTCGACCGGATCATCCTTGCCGGGGCAGGTGATATTTTTGCTGCTGGCGCTGATGCCGGTGAATTCGGCCTGCCAATGGGGCAACCGGACCTGCCAACAGTGGTGGCGGCGCTGGAAACGACGACGGTTCCGGTCATTGCCGCGATAAAAGGGGCCTGTCTTGGTGGTGGATTGGAACTGGCGCTGGCCTGTCGGTGGCGCATAGCCGCGCCAACCGCGCAGCTTGGCCTTCCTGAAGTGATCCTTGGGGTGGTTCCGGGATCAGGCGGCACCCAGCGTCTGCCTCGGCTTGTCGGCATGAAAGCCGCGCTGTCGATGATCCCGGCCGGGCGAAGCGTACGCGCCGCCGAGGCGCTGGAGATCGGGCTGATCGACCAGCAGGATGACGACCCGGTGGCGGCGGCGCTGACCCTGTCGCCGGCAGCCATTCAGGATCGCCTGCCTGTCTCGTGTCGTCCGGCACCGGATGCCGACCCCGAAGCGGCGGCAGCGGCTTTGGCGCAGGCGCGTCGCAGAATGCCGCGCCAGCGCGCGCCGGAAGAGGCTGTGAGGCTGCTCGGGCTTTCGCAAACCATGCCTTTCGACGAGGCGCTGGCCGAGGAACGTGCCACCTTCCTTGCCCTGCGCGATGGAGATGAATGCCGGGCGCTGCGCCATATTTTCTTTGCCGAGCGGGGTGCGCGGGCCCCGGCGCATCTGAAGGCTGCGGCGACAGCGCCGCTGGATACCGCCATTGTCATTGGTGGCGGCACAATGGGGGCCGGGATCGCGCATGCGCTGGCCCGTTCGGGAAGCGCGGTGACACTTGTCGAGCGCGATGATGAGGCTGTGCGGGCGGCGCACCGGCGCATGTCCGGTCTGTATGATGCTGCGGTCGGCCGCGGGCTGATGCAGGCCGATTCGGCGGCGCGCGAACTGGACGCAATCCGGTTCCAGGCTGGCTATCACGGTCTTGAAGACGCCGGACTTGTGATCGAGGCTGTTTTCGAGGATATGCAGGTCAAACGTGATGTTCTGACGGCCCTCGACAGGGCAGCCCCTGACGCGGTGCTGGCAAGCAACACCTCGTATCTGGATATTGATGTGATGGCCGGCTGTCTTGCCGACCCGTCACGGCTTGTCGGTCTGCATTTCTTCAGCCCGGCGCATATCATGAAGCTGCTGGAGATTGTCCGCGGCGCGAAAACCTCGGATCGCGCGCTGGCCACTGGATATGCGCTGGCCAGGAGACTGCGCAAGATACCGGTGCAGGTTGGCGTCTGTGACGGATTTGTCGGCAACAGGATGCTGCAACGGGTTCGCGAGGCCGCGGAACTGCTGCTGCTCGACGGGGCCGGGATTGCACAGATCGACCGTGTCATGCGCGATTTCGGCTATGCTATGGGGCCATATGAAACACAGGACATGTCGGGCCTCGATATCGCCTGGGCAAACCGGCGACGACAGGCGGCAACACGTGACCCGGCGCGCCGCTACAGCCGCGTTTCCGATCTTGTCTGCGAGGCTGGCTGGCTTGGCCGCAAAGCCGGGCGGGGCTGGTATCTATATGAGGATGGCAGGGCCATTGGCCCGAACCCCGACCTGGTGCCATTGATCGAGGCAGAAGCGACCCGCCACGGCATCACCCGCCATGAACTTGCCGATGATCTGATCGAGGAAACGCTGTTGCTGGCGCTGATCAACGAAGCTGCGGCCTTGCTTGAGGATGGAATCGCCGCTGATGCGTCGGACATCGATCTCGTCCTTGTGCATGGCTACGGCTTTCCCCGCTTTCGTGGGGGGCCGCTTTTCCATGCCGACAAGATGGGGTTGGACCTGATCAGGGACCGTCTTGCCGCCTTGCAGGAACGCGACCCGGTGATCTGGGCATTGTCGCCGCGGATTGTCCGGCTTGCGGATGCGGGGCGGGGCTTTCTCGACTAG
- a CDS encoding ABC transporter permease, with amino-acid sequence MTLLRQIAIRACYALALLLAVVVLNFTLIHIAPGDIADTIAGDMGGATEEVMAQIRADYGLDKPFPVQLGIYLGNVVRLDFGYSFFFNTPVTSLIAERLPATLLLVFTAQIFALVIGVILGVISARRPDGLFSHFVTLLALFGYSAPVFWTGIMLLIGLSLMLPLFPVAGMIDVTLIEAPLWRQYLSVAHHLFLPALTLASIFLALYSRLCRASMLEVLGADYIRTARAKGLSERDTVYRHALKNSLGPVVTLAGLQFSAVVSGAVLVETVFSWPGLGTLALQSILARDTPTILGILFFSALVVIVGNLLTDLALRLIDPRIRGGGG; translated from the coding sequence GTGACACTTCTCAGACAAATAGCCATAAGGGCATGTTACGCGCTGGCGCTGCTACTGGCTGTGGTCGTTCTCAATTTCACGCTGATCCATATTGCACCTGGTGACATCGCCGACACCATCGCCGGCGACATGGGGGGTGCCACCGAAGAGGTGATGGCACAGATCAGGGCGGATTACGGTCTCGACAAACCCTTTCCGGTGCAGCTTGGAATCTATCTTGGCAATGTGGTCAGGCTGGATTTCGGATATAGCTTCTTTTTCAATACGCCCGTCACAAGCCTGATTGCCGAGCGTCTGCCAGCGACCTTGCTGCTGGTTTTCACGGCGCAGATCTTTGCCCTGGTCATCGGGGTGATCCTGGGCGTGATTTCGGCCCGGCGGCCTGACGGGCTGTTCAGCCATTTTGTTACGCTGCTGGCGCTGTTTGGCTATTCGGCACCGGTGTTCTGGACCGGCATCATGCTGCTGATCGGCCTGTCGCTCATGCTGCCGCTGTTTCCGGTTGCCGGGATGATCGATGTCACGCTGATCGAGGCACCCCTGTGGCGTCAGTATCTGAGTGTGGCGCATCATCTGTTCCTTCCGGCGCTCACCCTGGCGTCGATCTTTCTGGCGCTCTACAGCCGCCTGTGTCGCGCCAGCATGCTCGAAGTGCTGGGTGCCGACTATATCCGCACCGCGCGTGCCAAGGGATTGTCGGAGCGCGACACCGTCTATCGTCACGCGCTGAAGAACTCGCTTGGTCCGGTGGTGACACTGGCCGGTCTGCAGTTTTCCGCCGTCGTATCGGGGGCGGTGCTTGTCGAAACGGTGTTCAGCTGGCCCGGTCTGGGGACATTGGCGCTGCAGTCGATTCTGGCGCGTGACACCCCGACCATTCTCGGCATTCTGTTTTTCTCGGCACTTGTGGTGATTGTCGGCAACCTGCTGACTGACCTTGCCCTTCGACTCATTGATCCACGGATCAGGGGGGGAGGTGGCTGA
- a CDS encoding ABC transporter permease: MADETNMASLEPQAPRAQHPFREVVQMFVGNRAAVVASAVLTVIVLAAVFGPMLYPTDPFEMVWAPFTPPGTDGFILGTDYLGRDMLAGLLNGGRVSLTIGLVAALMSVFIGISFGALAGFYRGLVEEVLMRITEFFQVLPTLLFSMVIVALFGASLTVVTIAIGVVSWTAVARITRAEFLRIRELEYVTASRAAGASNLVLMTRVILPNALPPIIVQAALMVGSAILFEAGLAFLGLSDPNVVSWGQIIGSNRTYILDAGFTVTIPGLAIFVTVLSISLIGDGLNDALNPKLRRR; encoded by the coding sequence ATGGCCGATGAAACAAACATGGCCAGCCTTGAGCCGCAGGCACCGCGCGCCCAGCATCCGTTCCGCGAGGTCGTGCAGATGTTTGTCGGCAACCGCGCCGCGGTTGTGGCCTCGGCTGTGCTGACGGTCATCGTTCTGGCGGCGGTGTTTGGGCCGATGCTCTATCCGACCGATCCGTTCGAAATGGTCTGGGCGCCGTTCACGCCGCCGGGTACGGACGGTTTCATTCTTGGCACCGATTATCTGGGCCGTGACATGCTGGCCGGATTGCTGAATGGCGGGCGTGTCAGCCTGACCATCGGGCTTGTCGCCGCGTTGATGAGTGTCTTTATCGGTATCTCCTTTGGGGCGCTTGCGGGGTTCTATCGCGGCCTTGTCGAGGAAGTGCTGATGCGGATCACCGAGTTTTTCCAGGTGTTGCCGACCCTGTTGTTCTCGATGGTCATCGTGGCGCTGTTCGGTGCCTCGCTGACAGTTGTCACCATCGCCATCGGTGTTGTCAGCTGGACTGCGGTGGCGCGGATTACGCGGGCGGAGTTTCTGCGGATCCGCGAGCTTGAATATGTCACCGCATCCCGCGCCGCCGGTGCATCGAACCTTGTTCTCATGACCCGCGTCATTCTTCCCAACGCGCTGCCGCCAATCATTGTCCAGGCAGCGTTGATGGTCGGGTCTGCGATCCTGTTCGAGGCCGGCCTTGCCTTTCTCGGGCTCAGTGATCCGAATGTTGTCAGCTGGGGCCAGATCATCGGATCGAACAGAACCTACATCCTTGATGCCGGCTTCACAGTGACAATTCCCGGGCTGGCGATCTTTGTCACTGTGCTGTCGATATCCCTGATTGGCGACGGGCTGAACGACGCTCTGAACCCGAAATTGCGGCGGAGATGA